A portion of the Sphaerochaeta pleomorpha str. Grapes genome contains these proteins:
- a CDS encoding sulfatase-like hydrolase/transferase has protein sequence MNKPNIIFYFSDQQRADTCGCYGQKLAITPNVDKLAEEGVRFDKAFTAQPVCGPCRALFQTGLYPTETGCFRNNIALPLDVKTVANYMQEAGYENAYVGKWHLASQGNLEEQPAIDYQHSAVPLERRGGYNGYWRVSDVLEFTSNGYGGYVFDEHMHKVEFEGYRADCITDFALDFLQKRQSEKPFFLTVSHIEPHHQNDSKHYQGPLGSRQRFKNFEVPGDLAPFEGDYLDEYPDYLGACERVDYNLGRILEVLKKQGIYENTVIIYSSDHGSHFRTRNRDSHLEGFDDYKRTCHDSALHVPLVIRGGAYHGGKVVDDLVSTACLPKTILSIAGIDIGSAMFGENLLDVVEGTDDTRVNEVFAQISESRVGRCIRTPFFTYAVCAPHKDGGKYIDSDEYVDDFLYDLKKDPYQIINLVDESTYTKQKKELREHLLQWIANVEHKHPRILS, from the coding sequence ATGAACAAGCCTAATATTATTTTTTATTTTTCTGACCAGCAGCGTGCCGATACCTGTGGGTGTTATGGACAAAAGCTGGCAATAACCCCAAATGTAGATAAGCTTGCAGAGGAAGGGGTCCGTTTTGACAAGGCTTTCACGGCCCAACCAGTCTGTGGGCCTTGTCGGGCCTTGTTCCAGACTGGCCTTTATCCAACTGAGACAGGATGCTTTCGTAACAATATTGCCTTGCCGTTGGATGTAAAGACCGTTGCCAATTATATGCAGGAGGCAGGGTATGAAAATGCCTATGTGGGGAAATGGCACCTTGCCTCCCAGGGCAATTTGGAGGAGCAACCGGCCATTGACTACCAGCATTCGGCCGTCCCTCTGGAACGGAGAGGTGGTTACAATGGGTACTGGAGGGTTTCCGATGTGTTGGAATTCACCTCTAATGGCTATGGCGGCTATGTGTTTGATGAGCATATGCACAAGGTGGAATTCGAGGGGTATCGCGCAGATTGCATTACAGACTTTGCCCTCGATTTTCTGCAGAAACGACAAAGCGAAAAACCTTTCTTCTTGACAGTCTCCCATATTGAGCCGCATCACCAGAATGACAGCAAACACTATCAAGGACCTTTGGGATCCAGGCAACGGTTCAAGAATTTCGAGGTCCCTGGTGACCTTGCTCCCTTCGAGGGCGATTATCTGGATGAGTATCCCGACTATCTCGGTGCCTGTGAACGGGTTGACTACAATCTTGGGAGGATTCTCGAGGTTCTCAAAAAGCAGGGTATCTATGAGAATACGGTCATTATCTATTCTTCCGACCATGGGTCCCATTTCAGGACAAGGAACAGGGATTCCCATCTCGAAGGATTCGACGATTACAAACGGACTTGTCATGATTCGGCTTTGCACGTGCCTCTGGTCATTCGCGGAGGTGCTTATCATGGAGGTAAGGTTGTAGACGATCTTGTCAGTACGGCCTGTCTTCCCAAGACGATCCTCTCAATCGCAGGCATAGATATAGGCTCTGCGATGTTCGGGGAAAATCTCCTTGACGTGGTTGAGGGAACCGATGATACTAGGGTCAACGAAGTGTTTGCCCAGATTTCCGAAAGCAGGGTAGGCCGTTGCATAAGGACCCCTTTTTTCACCTACGCGGTCTGTGCCCCGCATAAGGATGGTGGAAAATACATCGACAGTGATGAATATGTGGATGACTTTCTCTATGACCTGAAGAAAGACCCCTACCAGATAATAAACCTAGTCGATGAGAGTACCTATACAAAACAGAAAAAAGAGTTGCGCGAGCATTTGTTACAATGGATAGCAAATGTTGAACACAAGCACCCCCGAATTCTATCCTAG
- a CDS encoding LacI family DNA-binding transcriptional regulator: protein MSDDIKRVTRKDVAELAGVTPTIVSYVINDNRYVDTVKKKRVLAAIKELGYRPNSFARALKGKQSNHILFIVDDLLSSHFAKIIKKMDSWAYEKGSFISLCESQNSDEFVSQIYQRYFDAVIIASGTFRQKYIQQLIDTDIPVVLLEMRNYSKLHGEFALINSGLYEGARLCTRTLLEKGRKNLVYVHSRFVENNEFILEEDFRYHGFTDELKVAGIDSYRIIQGYHDKIELEETIGCLLDSGFRIDGIFGRTDSEAIPAMHILQQRGYDLPADCSVIGVNNSDLCNYVQPSLSSLDINRGEIGEAAKHLLDKMLSHQNLDKDELHISLTAELIKRESL, encoded by the coding sequence ATGAGTGACGATATCAAACGGGTTACCAGAAAGGATGTAGCCGAGCTGGCAGGGGTAACCCCCACTATCGTATCCTATGTGATAAACGATAACCGTTATGTTGATACCGTAAAGAAGAAACGGGTGCTCGCTGCTATCAAGGAATTGGGCTATCGTCCAAATTCGTTTGCACGTGCCCTGAAAGGCAAGCAAAGCAACCATATCCTTTTTATTGTTGATGACCTATTGAGCAGTCACTTTGCCAAGATTATCAAGAAGATGGATTCTTGGGCATATGAGAAGGGAAGTTTCATTTCCCTATGCGAAAGCCAGAACAGCGATGAGTTTGTCAGCCAGATTTACCAAAGGTACTTTGATGCGGTCATCATCGCTTCAGGTACCTTCCGGCAGAAGTACATACAGCAACTCATTGATACAGACATTCCTGTTGTTTTGTTGGAGATGCGTAACTATAGCAAACTCCATGGGGAGTTTGCCCTTATAAATTCTGGTCTGTACGAAGGTGCGAGGCTTTGTACCCGGACTTTGCTTGAAAAGGGAAGAAAAAACCTTGTTTATGTGCATAGCCGTTTCGTGGAAAACAATGAGTTTATCCTCGAGGAAGATTTTCGTTACCATGGATTTACTGATGAGCTGAAGGTTGCAGGCATCGATTCCTATCGTATCATTCAGGGGTACCATGACAAAATTGAGCTTGAGGAAACAATCGGGTGCTTGCTGGATAGCGGCTTTCGTATCGATGGGATTTTTGGAAGAACCGATTCGGAAGCAATCCCTGCGATGCATATTTTACAGCAGAGGGGTTATGACTTGCCTGCAGACTGTTCGGTGATTGGAGTCAACAACTCCGATTTGTGTAATTATGTACAACCGTCTCTCTCGTCCCTTGATATAAATCGAGGCGAAATCGGTGAAGCGGCGAAGCATCTGCTGGACAAAATGCTCTCTCACCAGAATTTGGACAAGGATGAGCTACACATCAGCCTTACTGCTGAACTTATCAAACGGGAAAGCCTTTAG
- a CDS encoding tripartite tricarboxylate transporter TctB family protein — protein sequence MSTVIEFIKKLDHKIDATAERIKDRKIRFYPTIVGPIVFIVFSVVVLALMPGQIKIQPNMSINARTFPSILTYLILGSSSVLLIKDGVKLIRKIPVEKLELELLTELKALILLFLLMLYALMMKTIGFIAGSVIYSILMLYYFRVKNWKYYTIVVASAIAIGIIFRFVLNVRLP from the coding sequence ATGAGTACCGTAATCGAATTTATAAAAAAGTTGGACCATAAAATCGATGCAACTGCCGAACGTATCAAGGACAGGAAAATTCGATTCTATCCTACAATAGTCGGACCTATTGTCTTTATTGTTTTCTCTGTCGTAGTACTGGCTTTGATGCCTGGCCAGATAAAAATCCAGCCAAATATGTCGATCAATGCCAGAACCTTTCCTTCTATTTTAACCTATCTTATTTTGGGCAGTTCATCGGTTCTTTTGATAAAAGATGGAGTTAAGCTTATCAGGAAAATTCCCGTCGAGAAACTTGAGCTTGAGTTGCTAACCGAACTCAAGGCTTTGATCCTGTTGTTCCTTCTCATGCTGTATGCCTTAATGATGAAGACAATCGGTTTTATTGCTGGTTCCGTAATCTATTCCATTCTGATGCTCTATTACTTCAGGGTAAAAAACTGGAAATATTACACTATCGTCGTTGCCTCTGCCATAGCGATTGGCATTATCTTCCGGTTCGTACTGAACGTCCGGTTGCCCTAG
- a CDS encoding sensor domain-containing diguanylate cyclase, which translates to MIRMTKKVFSDLAIWMMGFGMLVGIIFPFFMLVLGIPSSIALSWWFFLVCMIAGLCVGAVNIQLAKRIVGSRIKDLSNHMMEIEGHLKDLAGKNDAFDCTPMKCHIPVDSEDALGDSSRSFNSLVDTLAKSLQTEVNIRTYTQMLSSHLETDELSRAALVSLMEMVKAPAGAILVEEDGEMQVRCSIGLTKADSLGENILVLDTLRTLKRSLIDIPKDIMLDGVLASFHPQQIIVEPVLYKQVGLGVIVLASPVPFEKEMYENLDLFGRSLALAMHNAMAHDQVQKLAAVDPLTGVYNRRFGMSRLHEEFVRSVKQGGALGLMMIDIDNFKQINDAYGHSIGDRVLRSIAMTARGQLREGDIIVRLGGDEFMLVLLGASRSDAQDVGENIRRMIEEKRVSYGEQSIHVTVSIGGASFPELDAEYEKEMIEAADRALYIVKNSGRNRVSM; encoded by the coding sequence ATGATAAGAATGACAAAAAAGGTATTTTCCGACCTGGCAATCTGGATGATGGGGTTCGGAATGCTTGTCGGTATCATTTTCCCGTTTTTTATGTTGGTGCTTGGGATCCCCTCTTCGATCGCATTGAGTTGGTGGTTCTTTCTGGTATGTATGATAGCAGGTCTTTGTGTCGGGGCTGTGAATATCCAGTTGGCGAAACGTATTGTAGGTTCTCGGATTAAAGATCTTTCCAATCATATGATGGAAATCGAAGGACATCTGAAAGACCTTGCCGGTAAGAATGATGCTTTTGACTGTACCCCCATGAAGTGCCATATCCCTGTAGACAGTGAAGACGCCTTAGGTGACAGTTCCCGTTCCTTCAACAGCCTTGTCGATACCCTTGCCAAGTCTTTGCAGACAGAGGTGAATATCCGAACCTACACCCAGATGCTGAGTAGCCATCTTGAAACCGATGAGCTTTCACGTGCTGCCTTGGTCTCCCTCATGGAGATGGTTAAGGCTCCTGCAGGGGCTATTTTGGTGGAAGAAGACGGGGAAATGCAAGTTCGTTGCTCAATCGGTTTGACAAAGGCCGATTCCCTTGGCGAGAATATCTTGGTCCTCGATACCCTCAGGACTCTGAAGCGAAGCCTGATTGACATCCCAAAAGACATTATGCTTGATGGGGTGCTTGCTTCATTCCATCCACAACAGATTATCGTTGAACCGGTTCTCTATAAACAGGTTGGCCTGGGAGTCATCGTTTTGGCCTCTCCTGTTCCCTTTGAAAAAGAAATGTATGAGAACCTTGACTTGTTTGGGAGGAGTCTTGCCCTTGCAATGCATAATGCAATGGCCCATGACCAGGTACAAAAACTTGCTGCCGTTGACCCCCTCACCGGTGTCTATAACAGACGCTTCGGAATGTCCAGGCTCCATGAGGAATTTGTCAGGTCGGTCAAGCAAGGTGGCGCGCTTGGTCTCATGATGATTGACATCGATAACTTCAAACAGATCAATGATGCCTATGGCCACTCAATTGGCGACAGGGTCTTGCGCAGCATAGCCATGACTGCCCGGGGCCAACTGAGGGAAGGCGATATCATTGTCCGCCTCGGGGGTGATGAGTTTATGCTCGTTCTCCTTGGTGCCTCCCGCTCCGACGCCCAGGATGTGGGAGAAAACATCAGGCGTATGATTGAGGAGAAACGGGTCAGCTACGGCGAACAGAGCATTCACGTAACAGTCAGTATCGGGGGAGCCTCGTTCCCTGAACTTGATGCTGAGTATGAGAAGGAAATGATTGAGGCTGCAGACCGTGCCCTCTATATTGTTAAGAATTCGGGAAGAAACCGGGTTTCGATGTAA
- a CDS encoding radical SAM/SPASM domain-containing protein, whose amino-acid sequence MVKKSRQQIVMMIKPSSSACNLACSYCFYQDLALKRDIPFHGFMSDEVMASLIEKCLSEAERCSFMFQGGEPSLIGLPFFKRFVETVNRLNETSHSIVNYAFQTNALTLDLPWAEFFKENGFLVGVSFDGNARLHNLYRKDSKGEGTAQKVLQSISLLKEQCVDFNILSVVTPAMAENVRPMWNYLSGHGLPFLQYIPCMDPFGEEPGGTSFSLSPDSYAKFLMQLFDLWYENLAGGKGVSVRFFDNLVSMLVGFQPESCDMTGICSVQYVAESDGSIYPCDFFCVDDYCLGNILSSSITDLDAKRKELQFIESSPNKSLACSTCQWEKLCRGGCKRYRNEGAYRYCTSMQQFFPYAIHRLEQVARTVRQQINTK is encoded by the coding sequence TTGGTAAAAAAATCCAGGCAACAGATAGTCATGATGATCAAGCCTTCTTCGTCTGCCTGCAATTTGGCTTGTTCCTATTGCTTTTACCAGGACCTGGCATTGAAACGCGACATTCCCTTCCATGGGTTTATGTCCGATGAGGTTATGGCATCGCTTATCGAAAAATGCCTGAGCGAGGCTGAGCGTTGTTCGTTCATGTTCCAGGGTGGGGAACCTTCGTTGATCGGCCTTCCTTTTTTCAAGCGATTCGTAGAAACCGTCAATCGGTTGAATGAAACCTCCCACAGCATAGTGAACTATGCTTTCCAGACGAATGCTCTCACGCTAGACCTCCCCTGGGCAGAATTCTTCAAGGAGAACGGATTTCTTGTCGGGGTTTCCTTTGATGGCAATGCCCGACTTCACAATCTGTACCGTAAGGATTCCAAAGGCGAGGGAACTGCCCAAAAGGTGCTACAGTCCATTTCCCTTTTAAAAGAACAGTGCGTCGACTTCAACATCCTTTCAGTGGTGACCCCTGCCATGGCAGAGAACGTCAGGCCTATGTGGAATTATCTCAGTGGACATGGTTTGCCTTTTTTGCAATATATTCCCTGCATGGACCCTTTCGGTGAAGAACCGGGGGGAACTTCTTTTTCCCTCTCTCCTGATTCCTATGCAAAGTTTCTGATGCAACTCTTCGACCTCTGGTATGAGAATCTTGCAGGTGGAAAAGGAGTGTCGGTACGGTTTTTTGACAACCTTGTCTCCATGCTTGTAGGGTTTCAACCGGAAAGCTGTGATATGACGGGCATCTGCTCTGTGCAATATGTAGCGGAAAGCGACGGAAGCATCTATCCTTGTGATTTCTTCTGTGTAGATGATTATTGTCTGGGCAATATCCTTTCCTCCTCAATCACTGATCTCGATGCTAAGAGAAAAGAGCTTCAGTTCATTGAGTCTTCTCCCAACAAGAGCCTTGCTTGTAGCACCTGCCAGTGGGAAAAGCTTTGCAGGGGAGGATGTAAACGGTACCGTAATGAAGGGGCCTATAGATATTGCACTTCGATGCAACAGTTCTTCCCCTATGCAATACATAGGCTGGAACAGGTCGCGAGAACTGTCCGGCAACAAATTAATACAAAGTAA
- a CDS encoding chromate transporter, producing the protein MVVTLLQLFASFFQIGLFSIGGGYAAMPLIQAQTVDLHHWLTMAEYADLVTIAEMTPGPIAINSATFVGMKVAGVLGVIVATLGNILPSCIIMVILARLYEKYSKQTMLKDILDGMRPVVVAAIFSAGLVLLALSVGHITSGIGSLDPFALVVFVIAFILLDSKRIHVGPILLLAIGAVVGILAKAVGI; encoded by the coding sequence ATGGTAGTTACCCTCTTGCAGCTATTTGCCAGCTTCTTTCAAATCGGTTTGTTCAGTATCGGGGGAGGCTATGCCGCCATGCCCCTCATCCAGGCCCAGACTGTTGATCTTCACCATTGGCTTACTATGGCAGAATATGCCGATTTGGTTACCATTGCAGAGATGACCCCAGGTCCTATAGCCATTAACTCTGCAACTTTTGTCGGTATGAAAGTAGCAGGGGTCCTTGGGGTGATAGTCGCAACTTTGGGAAATATCCTCCCTTCCTGCATTATTATGGTAATTCTTGCCCGGTTATACGAGAAGTATAGCAAGCAGACAATGCTCAAAGATATCCTAGACGGCATGAGGCCTGTGGTAGTTGCGGCTATCTTTAGTGCCGGGCTGGTTTTGCTCGCGCTCTCAGTAGGGCATATAACCTCCGGGATTGGCAGCCTCGATCCTTTTGCCTTGGTAGTGTTCGTCATTGCTTTTATACTACTCGACAGCAAAAGAATCCATGTCGGACCAATCCTTTTGCTGGCAATCGGCGCGGTGGTCGGTATCCTTGCCAAGGCAGTGGGAATCTAG
- a CDS encoding GntR family transcriptional regulator, whose translation MVYSYIRTYIDQKKFTMNTKIPSENFLCSKFSVSRETVRTAIKKLTEEGYLYSVQGSGTFFHKAIALSANYYRVDKKIKIGLIAQGQDFNASSNIVQGIKHILNTDSVELKIFITDNKIANERKCLESCYTGFDGLIVDGVKASILNSNLDCYSTIYEKDIRVIFFNNYYMYTPFPKVIIDDALCADTLIHKLVECGHRYVAGIFVYDNYQGIEKYKGYVRSLLKYGAVFDDKYVKWCISDETYDKKNFPKSIMRFIKSLPKATAIVCCNYMIMEMVREMMALNGKSIPGDYSLVCFDYSNTDWEETGITSSIHPGFEMGVKVGKKILEMVNDPNYKEHDYSYVFPPNIYEGTSIKDIR comes from the coding sequence ATGGTGTATTCCTATATCAGAACATACATTGACCAGAAAAAATTCACTATGAACACGAAAATTCCTTCGGAAAATTTCTTGTGCAGTAAATTTTCCGTCAGCAGGGAGACGGTGCGGACCGCTATCAAAAAACTGACCGAGGAAGGCTATCTGTACTCGGTTCAAGGTAGCGGGACGTTTTTCCATAAGGCGATTGCCCTATCGGCCAACTATTACCGTGTGGATAAAAAAATCAAGATAGGGCTTATCGCCCAAGGGCAGGATTTCAATGCCAGCTCGAATATTGTCCAGGGGATTAAACACATACTCAACACTGACTCAGTGGAACTGAAGATATTCATTACCGATAACAAGATTGCAAATGAACGGAAATGCCTTGAGTCATGTTATACAGGCTTTGACGGTCTTATCGTTGACGGGGTAAAAGCTAGTATCCTCAATTCCAATCTCGATTGCTATTCGACCATCTACGAAAAAGATATCAGGGTAATATTTTTCAATAACTATTACATGTATACCCCATTCCCGAAGGTTATCATCGATGATGCCCTCTGTGCTGATACCCTCATACACAAGCTTGTCGAATGTGGCCATCGATATGTGGCGGGAATCTTTGTGTATGATAACTATCAGGGTATCGAGAAATACAAGGGCTATGTCCGGTCCCTTCTCAAATATGGGGCTGTTTTCGATGATAAATACGTAAAATGGTGCATCTCTGATGAAACTTATGACAAAAAGAATTTTCCCAAGAGTATCATGCGCTTTATCAAGTCTCTTCCCAAGGCAACTGCAATCGTATGTTGCAATTACATGATTATGGAGATGGTGAGGGAAATGATGGCACTCAATGGCAAGAGTATCCCGGGAGACTATTCTCTGGTTTGTTTTGATTATTCCAACACCGATTGGGAAGAGACAGGGATTACTTCTTCCATCCATCCCGGGTTTGAGATGGGAGTGAAAGTAGGTAAGAAAATACTTGAGATGGTGAATGACCCTAATTACAAGGAGCACGATTATTCCTACGTCTTCCCGCCGAATATCTATGAGGGGACTTCCATCAAGGATATTAGGTAG
- a CDS encoding tripartite tricarboxylate transporter substrate-binding protein translates to MKKIILVLLIALLAIGSAFSQGKAESSNVDAWPQDAITVVCPWAVGGVADIVNRKTSIFGVEQLGKPILATNELGAGGNVALTNYLKNGPNSTTLIFGAEGAFSIAPNVAGSEALQFTYDDYVPIINLYSSIFVMTADAKLGITDLDSLKAYGKGKRLKVAVNGIAGSEAFLAKALFKELGLELDLISYNGANLALDSAAKGETSFAISHQSQAKGSVEAGILSPVVVFDKQGVNNEVFKNVKGVGEYGYTAYFRNRCFILARKGTDQKVIDKVRNAYLAILQKPEVVAFYKTLMIEIDPMDLQQINAHIDSVTKIVKANI, encoded by the coding sequence ATGAAGAAGATTATTCTTGTTCTCCTTATTGCCCTTTTGGCAATCGGTTCTGCATTTTCCCAGGGAAAAGCGGAATCTTCAAATGTTGATGCTTGGCCCCAGGATGCGATTACCGTAGTTTGTCCTTGGGCTGTCGGTGGTGTTGCTGATATTGTAAATAGAAAAACATCTATTTTTGGTGTCGAGCAACTGGGAAAACCGATCCTTGCAACCAATGAACTGGGAGCAGGCGGTAATGTTGCTTTGACCAATTACCTCAAGAATGGACCTAATTCCACCACGCTTATCTTTGGTGCAGAAGGTGCTTTTTCAATCGCTCCGAACGTAGCAGGATCGGAAGCCCTTCAGTTCACCTATGATGACTATGTCCCAATCATTAACTTGTATTCTTCCATCTTTGTCATGACTGCCGATGCCAAGCTTGGCATTACTGATCTCGATTCCCTCAAGGCTTATGGCAAGGGTAAGAGACTAAAGGTAGCTGTAAACGGTATTGCAGGCTCTGAAGCTTTCCTGGCCAAAGCCCTTTTCAAGGAACTTGGCCTGGAACTCGACCTTATCAGTTATAACGGTGCAAACCTTGCACTCGATTCAGCTGCCAAGGGTGAGACCTCGTTTGCCATTTCCCATCAGTCCCAGGCCAAAGGCAGTGTTGAAGCTGGAATCCTGAGTCCTGTTGTAGTGTTTGACAAGCAGGGGGTAAACAACGAAGTATTCAAGAACGTGAAAGGCGTCGGCGAATACGGCTACACTGCCTATTTCCGCAACAGATGTTTTATCCTTGCCCGCAAAGGTACTGATCAGAAAGTTATCGACAAGGTACGCAATGCCTATCTGGCCATTTTACAGAAACCTGAGGTTGTTGCTTTCTACAAGACCCTCATGATTGAAATTGACCCCATGGATCTCCAGCAGATCAATGCCCATATCGATTCCGTCACCAAGATTGTAAAAGCAAATATCTAA
- a CDS encoding tripartite tricarboxylate transporter permease, whose protein sequence is MDIFIEGFKQMFQLSSFVLMNIGLLLGMVFGAIPGLTVILCIVLFLPFTYTMDPIQSFMFLLGIYCAGSYGGSISAILIRTPGTPHATATMLDGYPLTQKGQAKKALNIALQASTFGGILSAIVLLFFAPQVSKFAQKMGTPEYFLVCAFGLTIIAGVSGKSLIAGITSGAFGLFIATIGLDPMTSDTRFIFKNINLYSGFDLVICLIGLFALSEVLGKSKRSNQVRSPSMSSMKSEENKITLKDYKRMTPPALLSALIGIIIGIIPGTGASMASFVSYDRAKRMSKHPEEFGNGSIEGIAAAETANNAVTGATLIPLLTLGIPGDGSVAIMLGALMINGLTPGPKLFVDHGAIMYAIMIGLVFVNIFMFLQGRLLTRLFARIISIPISILTPIIVIFCFAGAYSVKASMFDVYVTLVFAVIAYVLNKLNYSTIPVLLGLVLGAITEENFRRSLLLSDGNWGIFAQSPISIAFLTLIALALILIIWGKIKETKNGAIHEQA, encoded by the coding sequence ATGGACATATTTATTGAAGGTTTCAAACAGATGTTCCAGCTCTCGAGCTTTGTTCTGATGAATATCGGGTTGCTGCTTGGGATGGTGTTCGGGGCGATTCCTGGACTCACGGTGATACTTTGTATTGTGCTATTTCTTCCTTTTACGTACACGATGGATCCTATCCAGTCCTTCATGTTCCTTCTTGGCATTTATTGTGCGGGAAGTTATGGAGGTTCAATCTCGGCCATCCTGATCAGAACTCCGGGAACCCCCCATGCAACGGCGACTATGCTCGATGGATATCCACTAACACAGAAAGGCCAGGCCAAGAAGGCCTTGAATATTGCCTTGCAGGCATCCACCTTCGGAGGAATTCTCAGCGCAATTGTCCTGCTGTTCTTTGCTCCCCAGGTAAGCAAGTTTGCGCAGAAGATGGGAACGCCTGAATACTTCCTCGTATGTGCCTTCGGGTTGACGATAATAGCCGGGGTTTCGGGAAAATCGCTTATCGCGGGTATTACTTCCGGGGCCTTCGGCCTGTTCATTGCCACGATTGGCCTTGATCCAATGACCAGTGATACACGCTTTATTTTCAAGAATATCAACCTGTATTCCGGTTTTGATCTGGTTATTTGTCTCATCGGTCTGTTTGCCTTGAGCGAGGTGCTGGGAAAAAGCAAACGGAGCAACCAGGTTCGTAGCCCCTCGATGTCGAGCATGAAGAGCGAGGAGAACAAGATAACTTTAAAAGATTATAAGCGGATGACTCCTCCTGCCTTGCTTTCTGCACTCATTGGCATAATTATCGGGATCATTCCGGGAACAGGTGCCTCAATGGCTTCCTTTGTCAGTTATGACCGTGCAAAAAGGATGAGCAAGCATCCCGAGGAATTCGGCAACGGTTCAATCGAGGGCATAGCGGCTGCAGAGACTGCGAACAATGCAGTCACCGGTGCAACCCTCATTCCTTTGTTGACTCTAGGGATTCCTGGTGATGGCTCTGTAGCCATCATGCTTGGGGCTTTGATGATCAACGGGCTTACCCCGGGACCCAAGTTGTTTGTCGACCATGGGGCAATCATGTATGCCATCATGATCGGGTTGGTGTTTGTCAATATTTTCATGTTTTTACAGGGAAGACTCCTTACCAGGTTGTTTGCCCGTATAATTTCGATACCGATTTCGATTTTGACCCCGATCATCGTTATTTTCTGTTTTGCCGGAGCCTATTCCGTCAAAGCCTCGATGTTTGATGTCTATGTGACCTTGGTTTTCGCAGTGATAGCCTATGTCCTTAACAAGTTGAACTATTCGACGATTCCCGTCCTGCTTGGCTTGGTCCTCGGTGCAATTACCGAGGAGAATTTCAGACGCTCTTTGCTTTTGTCCGATGGCAACTGGGGTATTTTTGCCCAGTCTCCTATTAGTATTGCATTTTTAACCCTGATTGCCCTTGCCCTGATTCTCATCATCTGGGGAAAGATCAAAGAAACAAAGAATGGAGCGATTCATGAACAAGCCTAA
- a CDS encoding chromate transporter: MQHDLKTKKGRPEINLRFYVKLFWTTLVLSAFTFGGGFVIISLMRKKMVEQLKWIDDEEMMDFVTIAQSCPGPIAVNGSLMVGYHLAKLPGALVATLGTIMPPMLILSLVSLGYEAVKSNLWIAAAFHGMRAVVAAIVLQVTWSLAKPLLVKKKFLPVAVLVASFSALYFFKVNIMLVMVVCLLFSIFVSLYNVRKEVK; encoded by the coding sequence GTGCAACATGATTTAAAAACAAAGAAAGGTAGACCGGAGATAAACCTGCGCTTTTATGTAAAATTATTTTGGACCACGCTGGTCCTCAGTGCTTTTACCTTTGGGGGTGGATTTGTCATCATATCCCTTATGAGAAAGAAAATGGTCGAGCAACTCAAATGGATAGATGACGAAGAGATGATGGATTTCGTGACCATTGCCCAGTCGTGTCCCGGTCCCATTGCAGTCAATGGTTCCTTGATGGTAGGTTACCACTTGGCAAAGCTACCGGGAGCCTTGGTTGCTACGCTTGGGACTATCATGCCCCCTATGCTTATTCTTTCGCTGGTAAGCCTGGGCTATGAAGCGGTTAAGTCGAACCTTTGGATAGCTGCAGCTTTTCACGGCATGCGTGCAGTGGTTGCCGCCATCGTATTGCAGGTTACCTGGTCTTTGGCCAAACCGCTTCTTGTAAAAAAGAAATTTTTGCCGGTAGCCGTTCTGGTAGCTTCGTTCTCTGCCCTATACTTTTTCAAAGTGAATATTATGCTGGTCATGGTGGTGTGCCTGCTATTCTCTATCTTCGTAAGCCTTTATAACGTGCGAAAGGAGGTCAAATAA